A portion of the Esox lucius isolate fEsoLuc1 chromosome 20, fEsoLuc1.pri, whole genome shotgun sequence genome contains these proteins:
- the ubqln4 gene encoding ubiquilin-4 isoform X1 — MAESSGTDPTVDSNVVENAAKDRTMIVVTVKTPKDKEEIAILEDSSVAQFKEEISKRFNAKLDQLVLIFAGKILKDGDTLNQHGIKDGLTVHLVIKTAPKATSGSTSQNSASSSGTPQANSSSSASSPVPNASTPPGTGPAIQPPNLLSGFGDLSSLSGMGMGSANFMELQQQMQRQLMSNPEMLSQIMDNPLVQNMMSNPDLMRQMIVTNPQMQQLMERNPEISHMLNNPELMRQTMELARNPAMMQEMMRNQDRALSNLESIPGGYNALRRMYTDIQEPMFSAAREQFGNNPFSALGGNLDSGVQPSRTENREPLPNPWGPPGTAPSESRGTGSSTTTSSNGGTAPSVSSLPNPLGINASGLGNGVFSSPGMQSLMQQISENPQLMQNMLSAPYMRSMMQSLAQNPDLASQAMLNNPLFAGNPQLQEQLRHQMPVFLQQMQNPEALSVMTNPRAMQALMQIQQGLQTLQTEAPGLMPSLAPGGIPGIPSTTGGSVAPEGPPPPTQGSNPSADVSPSQQQQQLMQQMLQMFAGGVTTTQAVTPEVRFQQQLDQLSAMGFLNREANLQALIATGGDINAAIERLLGSQPS; from the exons ATGGCGGAGAGCAGCGGCACAGATCCCACAGTGGATTCCAACGTTGTTGAAAATGCTGCAAAAGACAGGACCATGATTGTGGTCACGGTAAAAACCCCGAAAGATAAAGAGGAGATCGCAATCTTAGAGGATTCTTCTGTCGCACAG TTTAAAGAGGAGATATCGAAGAGGTTTAATGCCAAGCTGGACCAGCTGGTGTTGATTTTTGCTGGCAAAATCTTGAAGGATGGGGACACACTGAACCAACATGGCATTAAGGATGGACTCACTGTTCATCTTGTCATCAAGACCGCTCCAAA GGCCACAAGTGGTAGCACATCACAGAACTCAGCATCCAGCTCTGGGACTCCACAAGCCAACAGCAGCAGTTCCGCCTCCAGTCCGGTGCCCAATGCCAGCACACCACCAGGCACTGGGCCAGCCATACAGCCGCCTaacttactga GTGGTTTTGGAGACCTGTCTAGCCTATCAGGCATGGGCATGGGCTCTGCCAATTTCATGGAGCTCCAGCAGCAGATGCAGAGACAGCTCATGTCCAACCCAGAAATGCTGTCTCAGATTATGGACAATCCGCTGGTCCAGAACATGATGTCCAATCCTGACCTGATGAGACAGATGATCGTGACCAACCCTCAGATGCAGCAGCTGATGGAGCGCAACCCCGAGATATCCCATATGCTCAACAACCCTGAGCTCATGAGACAG ACTATGGAGTTGGCAAGGAACCCAGCCATGATGCAAGAGATGATGCGTAACCAGGACCGGGCGCTTAGCAACCTAGAGAGCATCCCTGGGGGCTACAACGCTCTCCGGAGAATGTACACAGATATCCAGGAGCCTATGTTTAGTGCCGCTAGAGAGCAG TTTGGAAACAATCCCTTTTCTGCTTTGGGGGGCAACTTGGATTCTGGCGTGCAGCCCTCCAGAACAGAGAACCGGGAGCCCTTACCAAACCCCTGGGGACCACCTGGAACAGCCCCTTCAGAGAGCAGGGGGACTGGCTCCTCCACGACAACGTCATCCAATGGAGGGACTGCCCCGAGTGTCTCCAGCCTCCCCAACCCCCTGGGCATCAACGCCTCTGGTCTTGGCAACG GTGTGTTCAGCAGCCCGGGCATGCAGAGTCTGATGCAGCAGATATCGGAGAACCCCCAGCTGATGCAGAACATGCTCTCTGCTCCCTACATGCGCAGCATGATGCAGTCGCTGGCCCAGAACCCAGACCTTGCCTCACAG GCAATGTTGAACAACCCCCTGTTTGCCGGAAACCCCCAGTTACAGGAGCAGTTGAGACATCAAATGCCGGTTTTTCTCCAACAG ATGCAGAATCCTGAGGCTCTCTCTGTGATGACTAACCCTCGGGCCATGCAGGCTCTCATGCAAATCCAGCAGGGCCTGCAGACCTTACAGACCGAAGCTCCCGGACTCATGCCCAG TTTGGCTCCGGGTGGGATCCCAGGGATCCCTTCAACCACCGGAGGCAGTGTGGCCCCGGAGGGCCCTCCTCCCCCAACACAGGGATCGAATCCCAGCGCAGACGTCAGCCCGtcccaacagcagcagcagctcatGCAGCAGATGTTACAGATGTTTGCTGGAGGAGTCACTACG ACACAGGCGGTGACCCCGGAGGTGCGCTTCCAGCAGCAGCTGGATCAGCTGAGCGCCATGGGCTTCCTGAACCGCGAGGCCAACCTGCAGGCCCTCATCGCCACCGGCGGGGACATCAACGCTGCCATCGAGAGACTGCTGGGCTCCCAGCCCTCCTAA
- the ubqln4 gene encoding ubiquilin-4 isoform X2: protein MAESSGTDPTVDSNVVENAAKDRTMIVVTVKTPKDKEEIAILEDSSVAQFKEEISKRFNAKLDQLVLIFAGKILKDGDTLNQHGIKDGLTVHLVIKTAPKATSGSTSQNSASSSGTPQANSSSSASSPVPNASTPPGTGPAIQPPNLLSGFGDLSSLSGMGMGSANFMELQQQMQRQLMSNPEMLSQIMDNPLVQNMMSNPDLMRQMIVTNPQMQQLMERNPEISHMLNNPELMRQTMELARNPAMMQEMMRNQDRALSNLESIPGGYNALRRMYTDIQEPMFSAAREQPSRTENREPLPNPWGPPGTAPSESRGTGSSTTTSSNGGTAPSVSSLPNPLGINASGLGNGVFSSPGMQSLMQQISENPQLMQNMLSAPYMRSMMQSLAQNPDLASQAMLNNPLFAGNPQLQEQLRHQMPVFLQQMQNPEALSVMTNPRAMQALMQIQQGLQTLQTEAPGLMPSLAPGGIPGIPSTTGGSVAPEGPPPPTQGSNPSADVSPSQQQQQLMQQMLQMFAGGVTTTQAVTPEVRFQQQLDQLSAMGFLNREANLQALIATGGDINAAIERLLGSQPS from the exons ATGGCGGAGAGCAGCGGCACAGATCCCACAGTGGATTCCAACGTTGTTGAAAATGCTGCAAAAGACAGGACCATGATTGTGGTCACGGTAAAAACCCCGAAAGATAAAGAGGAGATCGCAATCTTAGAGGATTCTTCTGTCGCACAG TTTAAAGAGGAGATATCGAAGAGGTTTAATGCCAAGCTGGACCAGCTGGTGTTGATTTTTGCTGGCAAAATCTTGAAGGATGGGGACACACTGAACCAACATGGCATTAAGGATGGACTCACTGTTCATCTTGTCATCAAGACCGCTCCAAA GGCCACAAGTGGTAGCACATCACAGAACTCAGCATCCAGCTCTGGGACTCCACAAGCCAACAGCAGCAGTTCCGCCTCCAGTCCGGTGCCCAATGCCAGCACACCACCAGGCACTGGGCCAGCCATACAGCCGCCTaacttactga GTGGTTTTGGAGACCTGTCTAGCCTATCAGGCATGGGCATGGGCTCTGCCAATTTCATGGAGCTCCAGCAGCAGATGCAGAGACAGCTCATGTCCAACCCAGAAATGCTGTCTCAGATTATGGACAATCCGCTGGTCCAGAACATGATGTCCAATCCTGACCTGATGAGACAGATGATCGTGACCAACCCTCAGATGCAGCAGCTGATGGAGCGCAACCCCGAGATATCCCATATGCTCAACAACCCTGAGCTCATGAGACAG ACTATGGAGTTGGCAAGGAACCCAGCCATGATGCAAGAGATGATGCGTAACCAGGACCGGGCGCTTAGCAACCTAGAGAGCATCCCTGGGGGCTACAACGCTCTCCGGAGAATGTACACAGATATCCAGGAGCCTATGTTTAGTGCCGCTAGAGAGCAG CCCTCCAGAACAGAGAACCGGGAGCCCTTACCAAACCCCTGGGGACCACCTGGAACAGCCCCTTCAGAGAGCAGGGGGACTGGCTCCTCCACGACAACGTCATCCAATGGAGGGACTGCCCCGAGTGTCTCCAGCCTCCCCAACCCCCTGGGCATCAACGCCTCTGGTCTTGGCAACG GTGTGTTCAGCAGCCCGGGCATGCAGAGTCTGATGCAGCAGATATCGGAGAACCCCCAGCTGATGCAGAACATGCTCTCTGCTCCCTACATGCGCAGCATGATGCAGTCGCTGGCCCAGAACCCAGACCTTGCCTCACAG GCAATGTTGAACAACCCCCTGTTTGCCGGAAACCCCCAGTTACAGGAGCAGTTGAGACATCAAATGCCGGTTTTTCTCCAACAG ATGCAGAATCCTGAGGCTCTCTCTGTGATGACTAACCCTCGGGCCATGCAGGCTCTCATGCAAATCCAGCAGGGCCTGCAGACCTTACAGACCGAAGCTCCCGGACTCATGCCCAG TTTGGCTCCGGGTGGGATCCCAGGGATCCCTTCAACCACCGGAGGCAGTGTGGCCCCGGAGGGCCCTCCTCCCCCAACACAGGGATCGAATCCCAGCGCAGACGTCAGCCCGtcccaacagcagcagcagctcatGCAGCAGATGTTACAGATGTTTGCTGGAGGAGTCACTACG ACACAGGCGGTGACCCCGGAGGTGCGCTTCCAGCAGCAGCTGGATCAGCTGAGCGCCATGGGCTTCCTGAACCGCGAGGCCAACCTGCAGGCCCTCATCGCCACCGGCGGGGACATCAACGCTGCCATCGAGAGACTGCTGGGCTCCCAGCCCTCCTAA